GGGTTAGCTGCCCGTTTTGTCTCGGGTTATCTGGCCCAGGTAGGGCTAAACGATTCATCAAAAGATGACAGTGCCGATGATGTGGTAAATTCGCTGGACTTACATGCGTGGGCGGAGGTGTATTTGCCAGGAGCAGGCTGGATTGGTCTTGACCCAACGTCAGGCATGCTCGCTACGGAAGGTCATATTCCGTTAGCCTGTTCACCCGACACTGCTGACGCAGCCCCCCTGACGGGCACAACGGGCTCATCTGAAACGGAGCTTACCTTCACCAGCACATTAACTCGTTTGAGGTAGATATCATGGAGTTAGTATGGGGGCCTGGCAATGGGTTGGTGATCAGCCTCCCCAGTTTAACCAGCTGTTAGGCTGAAGGAACAGATACGTCAGCCCCATTTTCAATATGGTATAAAACGAAAAAACATGCCATTGGGCATGTTTTAACAAGTCTTGAGTATATAGTAAAGCAACTTAAATTACTTCTACATCCACAGCGTTTACGCCCTTCTTGCCATCGATGACATTGAATTTCACCTGGTCATTTTCCCGGATTTGATCAATCAGACCGGAGGCATGAACGAAGATATCGGCTTGATTGTCTTGAGGACTGATAAACCCAAATCCTTTGAGTTCATTAAAAAATTTAACGGTTCCTATTTGCATTCTTCTAATTATTAAGATTGTGTAAATCTACAGGTATTAAACGAACTATCCTATTGATTTTCAAAGTATTTTCGAAATTGCCATCTTTTTTGTCCTTATTTATAAATTTCATTAAATAGTAGGTGAAATTGTAATCTTTTTAGGTGATAACGCGTTTAAAGAATACTACGTTGTTGCGTGTGTGCTAACCGGCGGTCAAATGCCCTGCTCATGATTGACTATCTGGTTGCCAATTGGATTACCCATCCCCTTACTGCCTCGCATCTGATCTGGGTAAATTTTCTCAAGTGGATCTGGAGCAACCCGTTGCTGGTTAGGTTGGCAACCACTGCTTTAGGTGATCCAATCGGAAGGGTTGCAACTCGCACCCATTTTACTGGAGAGATTAGCCTTCCTTTTTTCTATCCCAACTGTTATCCCTTCCACAACGCAGGTGGGTCTATTGTGTCAATGGTCCGTTTGGTACCTGTTCATCAACAGCTTCGTTAGCCTTGACCTTTATCGTCTTTGGCCGGTGCGTGTTATTATACCCGTAAAAAATTAATAATCTTTAACGAACGCATGAAAACAACGTCAAGAGAACGGCAGTTAGCCGCTCATCAACTGATTGAAGCCAGTAAAAAACCTTATTTAGTACGGGATATGCCACGCACGGTCTTGTATTTGACTGCGGAACAGGCCGCTAAACGGCACGACCTAATTCCGCAGTTTGGTCTTTGACCGCCAGTTGCTAACGAAAGTCTGCTCATGTTTACGGATCTTACGATTACCTTGTTTGCTGGTTTCAACGAAGTGGGTCTGCCCAAAGGATCTCAACTAGGCGCTATTGACACGGATGGCTATGAGGTGAGCCTGCAGGTAAAATCGGGTAGTGAAACAGAAATAACCTATCGTCAGTTTTATGTGGCTTTCAATCAGACGCCGACGGATTATAATCAAGGCATTCTTCGTCTGCTGAAAACACTTCAGTTCTCCGACGGAACTACATCGGCAATGGTATACGAAGTTTATCCGTATGAGCCATCCTAAGTTTTAATGTATACTCCCTATAACATGCAGCCCAATAGCAATCCGCTCAAAAATCATTTAATAGCGATACATAAAGCGTTGAATTCGCCCGTATTCAACCTCAATATATCCGAAAACTATCCCTGGAAATCAGAATTTACTCAACTCATTAAGTTGCTCCACAACGTATTGGTGCTGGCAGATCAGGCGGGTAAACGCGTTGATTTCTTGGACGATGTGGGTGTAAACGGTAAAATACAGGACATTACCTCGTTGATTAACTGGATGTATGATTGCTTGCCCGGGTTATCTGGCGAAAAGTCTGGCCAGCTTGCTGCGAATCGCTTAAACCGATACACGAATGAGGGCTGGGGGTATTTTGCCAACGGCTGTTTTTTCTCCGTTGGATTCGATGATGAACAGGCTTTCTTTATCGACGACCAGCGAGTTTATCTGAACCGGCATATCCGACGGGCTGTTTCTGAGCTGGAACAGGCCTTTTCGTTATAGTCATAAGCAACTTTCTTAAAACAATTCAATCCTGCAAATGAGCAAACAGATGTACATTGCCCAGGCAGTTGCCTGGGCTAGATCCCGTGGTTTTGTTGACATTAAGGCCAATATAGATGGCTATCCAAAACCAGGAGGCTTCGGTCGCCAACAGGATGGTCAAACATTTATTCCCGATGTAACAGCTCAGCAGTTTGAGCAGAAATCCTACTTTACAGTCGTCCTTAAAACCGACCCGGTGGATGGGTTAATATCCAAGCTCAAACTGCTCAATCAATTAGCATTGCTTGGAGGGGGGCAACTCTACCTGTTTACCCCTAAAGGCCATATGCCATTTGCTAAGTCGGTCGCTGCCGAAAGCGCCATCACGGCAGAATGGATTAACCTGGGGTAGGCCTACCGTGATACCCCTCCGTTATTTTAACCGTTCGTACGCTTTCTGCTCCAGCACTTCCCGATGTTCGGGATGGGCAATGTCGATCAGGGCACGGGCGCGTTGACGGAGATTTTTTCCGTACAAGTCGGCAATACCATACTCCGTCACGATGTAATGCACATGCGCACGGGTGGTGGTTACGCCCGCCCCTTCTTTCAGGAAAGGAACAATTTTGCTTTCTCCCTTGCTAGTTGTAGAGGCTAACGCAATGATGGGTTTGCCTCCTTCCGACAGGGTCGCTCCCCGAACAAAGTCCATCTGCCCGCCAACGCCCGAATACTGGTACGTTCCAATGGTGTCGGCGCAGACCTGACCGGTCAGGTCAATTTCAATGGCTGAATTGATGGCCGTTACCCTAGGGTTTCGCCGAATAATAGCTGTATCGTTGGTGAAGCTGGTCTGCTTCATCGCAACACCGGGATTGTCGTTAATAAAATCATACACACGCTGACTCCCCATCACGAAGGAAGAAACAACCCGATAAGGGAGTACAGCTTTGTGTTCGCCTGTAACAACTCCCCGTTCGATCAGATCGATAACACCATCCGAAAACATTTCGGTATGAATACCCAGCCGTTTATGATGGATGAGTTCAGCCACCGTAGCGTTCGGAATGCCACCAATGCCCAACTGAAGCGTAGCTCCATCATCGACCAGCCCGGCAATGTAGCGACCAATTTTTCGATCCAGATCGCTGATCGGGGCGGGCAATACTTCATAGATAGGCGTATCGACTTCGACGGCCGCATGTAATAAGGAAACGGGGATAAGTCCATCGCCGTGGGTACGTGGTACACGTGGGTTAATCTGAGCGATTACGTACTTAGCCGAATGAATAGCCGCCAGTGAGATATCGACCGAAGCGCCTAGCGAGCAGTAGCCATGCTCATCGGGGGGCGAAACCTGAATAAGCGCTACGTCGATAGGCAGGATATTGCGCTGGAAAAGCAGGTGTATTTCGCTCAGAAAGATCGGTACGTAATCGCCGATACCCTCGGCCAACTGCTTCCGCATATTGGCTCCGATAAAGAAAGAATTAGGTTTGAACGAGGCCTGGTATTGCCGGTCCAAATAAGGCAACGGCCCTTCGGTGTGCATATGGCATATTTCTACGTCGCGCAGTTCATCGGCGCGGGCCACCATGGCATTAATGAGCGTATGCGGAGTTTGGGAAACACTATGAATAAAAACGCGATTGCCGGACTGAATAGCCGAAACGGCTCTTTCTGGACTGGTAATGGGCAAATGAAACGCCATTGTGTGGTTGTATTAGTCAAAAATGAATGAACTCGAAGGCAAAACTACCGACCGATCCTTCCTGTTTTTGTGACAACTACGGGCGGTATGCCTGACATTAATCATTGAGGAACTGCTGAAACCAGCGTCCTGACGATTTGATA
This window of the Spirosoma aerolatum genome carries:
- a CDS encoding cold-shock protein translates to MQIGTVKFFNELKGFGFISPQDNQADIFVHASGLIDQIRENDQVKFNVIDGKKGVNAVDVEVI
- a CDS encoding acetyl-CoA hydrolase/transferase family protein; amino-acid sequence: MAFHLPITSPERAVSAIQSGNRVFIHSVSQTPHTLINAMVARADELRDVEICHMHTEGPLPYLDRQYQASFKPNSFFIGANMRKQLAEGIGDYVPIFLSEIHLLFQRNILPIDVALIQVSPPDEHGYCSLGASVDISLAAIHSAKYVIAQINPRVPRTHGDGLIPVSLLHAAVEVDTPIYEVLPAPISDLDRKIGRYIAGLVDDGATLQLGIGGIPNATVAELIHHKRLGIHTEMFSDGVIDLIERGVVTGEHKAVLPYRVVSSFVMGSQRVYDFINDNPGVAMKQTSFTNDTAIIRRNPRVTAINSAIEIDLTGQVCADTIGTYQYSGVGGQMDFVRGATLSEGGKPIIALASTTSKGESKIVPFLKEGAGVTTTRAHVHYIVTEYGIADLYGKNLRQRARALIDIAHPEHREVLEQKAYERLK